A region from the Solibacillus sp. FSL H8-0523 genome encodes:
- a CDS encoding YhgE/Pip domain-containing protein → MLKKEWLSIWKDKKLTLSIIVMFFMPLLYAGMLLYAFWDPYDRLDQLPVAIVNDDQGAVLDGESLQLGEDLMEELRGNKELNFIETSYEDGKEGLLKEEYYLLVRVPENFSQHATTLLEDNPQKLELEYYENEGSNFLSAQIGSNAIGQVRAKVNEEIAKTYATSLYEAITKLGGGYNEASDAASKISDGVAEVKNGTQDLKDYLYQLASSTVTLADGTTALQAGVIQAANGSQQLQSGLVDVQQGATQLEAGMQKTASGAGEVAQGVNDYTAGVTKVYEGQQQLDAGQQQLQTGIESVAANSVLIKDGATSLEAGATDVAQGLQSLQQQLEQITATLPEEQAAALQSSVASLVAGSQAVADGATSLSENTSQFAQGTEQLEQSAGALVNGQSSVTQGLAQLQEKNAALLQGAQDLQAGNETIASKMTELTNGTAQLVAGSTTLQEGLTKLKEGSSSLSSGTSQLAEKSGELAQGSEGLVEGTLKLDEGSSELASSLKDAAEEAAMNVSDEQIEMTVSPVELKETTYNEVSNYGVGFAPYFISLGLFVGSLLLTNVYPYVQPVGHPTNLWSWFASKSSIIAVVGVFQIIFTYVLLKFGLGLEVQQEGWLILTIVITSFAFLAIVQAFTVVLGDVGRFLALVFLIVQLAGSAGTFPLELLPAPLQMVHEYLPMSYSVHAFRAAISTNDSAVLTQSLTTLGVIGIVSVLISFAFFALLYKRRFSKVQQEA, encoded by the coding sequence ATGTTAAAGAAAGAATGGCTATCGATTTGGAAAGATAAAAAACTGACGTTATCAATTATTGTCATGTTCTTCATGCCACTTCTTTATGCAGGGATGCTATTATATGCATTTTGGGATCCGTATGATCGTTTAGACCAACTACCTGTAGCGATTGTTAATGATGACCAAGGTGCTGTTTTAGACGGGGAGTCGCTACAATTAGGCGAGGATTTAATGGAAGAGCTACGTGGTAATAAAGAGTTGAATTTTATCGAAACAAGTTATGAGGATGGAAAAGAAGGACTATTAAAAGAGGAGTATTACTTACTCGTTCGTGTGCCAGAAAACTTTTCACAGCATGCAACAACATTACTTGAAGACAATCCACAAAAGTTGGAGCTAGAATACTATGAAAACGAAGGCTCAAACTTTTTAAGTGCTCAAATTGGTAGCAATGCCATTGGGCAAGTACGTGCTAAAGTGAATGAGGAAATTGCGAAAACGTATGCGACATCACTTTATGAGGCCATTACGAAATTAGGTGGCGGCTATAATGAAGCGTCGGATGCGGCATCAAAAATTTCTGATGGCGTGGCCGAAGTAAAGAATGGCACGCAAGATTTAAAAGATTACTTATATCAATTAGCCTCAAGCACTGTAACGCTAGCGGATGGTACAACAGCTTTACAAGCGGGCGTTATACAAGCAGCGAATGGTTCACAGCAACTACAAAGCGGTTTAGTCGATGTACAACAGGGGGCTACGCAGCTTGAAGCCGGTATGCAAAAAACAGCTAGCGGTGCAGGAGAAGTAGCACAAGGCGTGAATGACTATACAGCAGGTGTGACAAAAGTTTATGAGGGCCAGCAGCAACTGGATGCCGGTCAACAGCAGCTACAAACAGGAATTGAAAGTGTGGCAGCAAACAGCGTATTAATCAAGGATGGTGCAACAAGTTTAGAAGCAGGTGCTACAGATGTGGCGCAAGGCTTACAAAGTTTACAACAACAACTTGAACAAATAACGGCTACATTACCAGAAGAGCAAGCAGCAGCGTTACAATCTTCTGTAGCATCACTTGTAGCAGGTAGTCAGGCAGTAGCAGACGGGGCAACATCGCTTTCTGAAAATACAAGTCAGTTTGCACAAGGTACTGAGCAGCTAGAGCAAAGTGCAGGCGCGTTAGTAAATGGACAAAGTTCTGTAACACAGGGCTTAGCGCAGCTACAAGAAAAAAATGCAGCACTTCTACAAGGTGCACAAGATTTACAAGCAGGTAATGAAACCATTGCCTCAAAAATGACAGAGTTAACAAATGGTACAGCACAATTAGTAGCAGGCTCAACAACGTTGCAAGAAGGGTTAACAAAATTAAAAGAAGGCTCTTCTTCATTATCATCAGGCACTTCACAACTCGCTGAAAAATCAGGCGAATTAGCGCAAGGTTCAGAAGGACTTGTAGAAGGAACATTAAAATTAGATGAAGGTAGCAGTGAGCTAGCATCAAGTCTAAAAGATGCTGCGGAAGAAGCTGCGATGAATGTTTCGGATGAACAAATTGAAATGACGGTAAGTCCAGTAGAATTAAAAGAAACAACGTACAATGAAGTATCGAATTATGGTGTAGGCTTTGCACCTTACTTTATTTCGTTAGGCTTATTTGTTGGCTCACTATTGTTAACAAACGTCTATCCGTATGTTCAACCGGTGGGACACCCAACGAATCTTTGGAGTTGGTTTGCAAGTAAGTCATCAATCATTGCTGTTGTAGGTGTATTCCAAATTATTTTCACATATGTGTTATTGAAATTTGGTTTAGGACTTGAAGTACAGCAGGAAGGTTGGCTCATCTTAACCATCGTGATTACAAGCTTTGCATTTTTAGCAATTGTTCAAGCGTTTACCGTTGTATTAGGGGATGTTGGTCGATTCTTGGCGTTAGTATTTTTAATCGTACAGCTAGCAGGTAGCGCGGGGACATTCCCGTTAGAGCTATTACCAGCGCCACTGCAAATGGTTCACGAATATTTACCGATGTCTTACTCGGTACATGCATTTAGAGCAGCGATTTCAACAAATGATAGCGCTGTGTTAACACAATCGTTAACGACTTTAGGTGTGATTGGAATCGTGAGTGTATTAATTTCATTTGCATTCTTTGCATTACTCTACAAACGTCGTTTTTCGAAAGTACAACAAGAAGCATAA